In Egibacteraceae bacterium, a single window of DNA contains:
- a CDS encoding Sua5/YciO/YrdC/YwlC family protein, producing MSETIALAEEPERARRHAADALRAGGLVVVPTDSVYALVADAFSPAATPRPPAACCPSRAGAAAGPSRWWCAARARCPGWSSTSPTRLNA from the coding sequence GTGAGCGAGACCATTGCCCTTGCGGAGGAGCCGGAGCGGGCCCGCCGGCATGCAGCTGACGCCCTGCGGGCCGGTGGCCTCGTCGTGGTGCCCACCGACTCGGTGTACGCGCTGGTCGCCGACGCGTTCTCCCCGGCGGCGACCCCCCGCCCCCCCGCCGCCTGCTGTCCCTCAAGGGCGGGCGCGGCGGCGGGCCCCTCCCGGTGGTGGTGCGCAGCCCGCGCCAGGTGTCCGGGCTGGTCGAGCACATCCCCGACGCGGCTGAACGCCTGA